Below is a window of Spirochaetota bacterium DNA.
AATACCCTCTATTATTGCTATGGTATTTGAAATAAATGGAGGCACAAGAGTTCCTGTTAAAGGGCCAAAAGGTTCAACATTTATCCTTATTCCATTCTCCTCATAATATCCTACTAATCTATACACATATTGCCAATCTCTTAATGATTTTTCTAATGGTACAGATTTAGCATAAGGGATATTATATGAAATACCTCCCCCCTCAAAAGATGTAAAACCTGCTGCAAGTGTTATTTCTGCAAGAAGTCTTGCATCTGGAGTACCATGCCTTACTTGAACTGGTTTATTTAAACTTTCAATAACCTTTCTACAATTATGAACCCCCCAATTTACCGCAGGAAATCCATTTAATAATGATCTACCTGCTTCTTTAGATCTTTGAATACCTTTTTCACATTCAGTATATCTATTTTGTCTTGTATATGCATCTATTGTTGTTGGTAAAAGATCAGCTTCTTGTTCAAGATATCTTAAAAGTTCAATATGCTCTTCAAGCAGAGCAACTCCAGCTCTTGGTTGAATAAGAGTCTGTTTCTTCTCATCAGCAATCTTTAAAACATTAGAAAATCTTTTATTTCCTGAAATCTTTCGCTGATACTCTATCCCCTCATTAATATCCACTATATCTTTTCCTGTGGGCCATCCCTGTAATACTTCTTTTCTCTCTTCAAAAAATAGATCAATAGGAATTTTTTTGTTCTTCAATTCTCTTTTGGTTTCCATTTTATATCTCCTCTAACAATTTTTTGTATTATTTATATTTTTTAATATTTATAAAAGTTTCATTTCTCATTTTCTTCTAACTATATTTATCTTAATTTTTCAAATAATACCAATTACTATTTTTAATTATGAAGAATACTTAATTTTTTCTTCCAAATTCATCATAAGGCATAATGTTGCTTCATATTGATACTTTTTAGAAATATTTGCCAGTATAGGTAGCAGATATTCTTTATCTCTTAGATAAACAAAGTTTTCTGGCAAAAGAGCTATCTCTTCTTCTAATTCATAATATTGTTTTTTGTTAAAAAAAGATTCATATGAAAATGTTAATAATTCTTTTGGATTAAACATCTCCATTCTTGCAAGATAACCCCCACTTCCTATCATTGTTTTAACATTTTTTAAATTTTTTCCATACTGAATAAATTTCTCACCATTTATGGTAAATATTCTCTTGTATTTGCCAGCATGTCTTAATCCGGAAAACTTAATACATATAGAGGCAATAATTTCATCAAAAAAAATTTCTAAATCATTTTCAGGTAAATAAGATGTATTTTGATTAACCTTACAAACATAATCCCAAAATCTATTAACGAAATCTTCTTCATTATCAATCATCTCAATTAATTTAAATCCTTTAACTTCTTTTTTTATCTTAAAGATTTGTTTTACATAATCTACTCCACATTCAAAAACCGCCTTCGCAGAGACCCTCATCCCGAGATCACCTTCAACAGTTCTTTTTACTGTTGGTTCAATAATTCCTTTTATCATTACATTACTATCTTCTATTACATCTCTATGATAAGAATAAAAATCTGTGGTTGCTCCACCCATATCAATTGCAATAAATGATTCCCAATCATAATTTAAAATATTTTCAACCTCTTTGATTTTTATACTAAAGTTATTGATATAACTATCAAATGATTTTAAATTACTAACATCTGTTTTTATTCTATTATTAATATTTAAATTTAGTTCCTTTAAATTTTTCTTTATTTTTTTAACATTTTCTGGTATTC
It encodes the following:
- a CDS encoding glutamate mutase L, translated to MKKLISIDIGSTYTKGFLFYLYDNILLPAKRYQISTTVNHLADGFFEVLYKLLENENIKNFQDIKNYKDLDIFYSSSAKGGLKIIAIGIVPELTLKIARLTALSAGGKVTKSFSYRLTVKNIKQIEEENPDIILFTGGTDGGNEEINIHNAQMLSNMDIKPVILYAGNTACADEIFDIFIRKNFEIKITENVMPEIEKINIEPAKSSIRDIFLKNIIHGKGLDEIVEKIGFYPEPTPLSVFNFISGIPENVKKIKKNLKELNLNINNRIKTDVSNLKSFDSYINNFSIKIKEVENILNYDWESFIAIDMGGATTDFYSYHRDVIEDSNVMIKGIIEPTVKRTVEGDLGMRVSAKAVFECGVDYVKQIFKIKKEVKGFKLIEMIDNEEDFVNRFWDYVCKVNQNTSYLPENDLEIFFDEIIASICIKFSGLRHAGKYKRIFTINGEKFIQYGKNLKNVKTMIGSGGYLARMEMFNPKELLTFSYESFFNKKQYYELEEEIALLPENFVYLRDKEYLLPILANISKKYQYEATLCLMMNLEEKIKYSS